DNA from Gammaproteobacteria bacterium:
TGCGTATTCAAGAGACTTGCGTGACCGTGTGTTAGATGCGCTGGAGCGCGGGGAACGTCCGACCGACATTGCCAGGCGTTATGAAGTGAGCCGCGTGTGGGTGTATCA
Protein-coding regions in this window:
- a CDS encoding transcriptional regulator; its protein translation is MYAYSRDLRDRVLDALERGERPTDIARRYEVSRVWVY